One segment of Solanum stenotomum isolate F172 chromosome 1, ASM1918654v1, whole genome shotgun sequence DNA contains the following:
- the LOC125843550 gene encoding uncharacterized protein LOC125843550 isoform X3, whose product MSIPRELYPTEDDLPYEEEILRNPFSLKQWWRYLVARADAPFTKRRVLYERALQALPGSYKIWHAYLRERLELVRNLPINHSLYQALNNTFERALVTMHKMPRIWIMYLVSLTQQKLVTRTRRTFDRALCALPVTQHDRIWEHYLVFVSQRGIPIETSLRVYRRYLKYDPSHIEDLLEFLLNSELWQEAAERLAGVLNDDRFYSIKGKTKHRLWLELCDLLTQHATEISGLNVDAIIRGGIKKFTDEVGRLWTSLADYYIRRKLVEKARDIFEEGMTTVVTVRDFSVIFDAYSQFEESMLALKMEEMSDSEVEDEGSNGEVGAEEDVDEEDDRLNVAKLEKKLKEFWLNDDKDIDLRLARLEHLMDRRPELANSVLLRQNPHNVEQWHRRVKLFEGNPTKQILTFTEAVRTIDPMKAVGKPHTLWVAFAKLYENHKDIANARVIFDKAVQVNYKTVDHLASVWCEWAEMELRHRNFKGALELMRRATAEPTVEVKRRVAADGNEPVQIKLHKSLRLWLLFVDLEESLGSLESTRVVYERILDLRIATPQIIINYAVLLEDHKYFEDAFKVYERGVKIFKYPHVKDIWVTYLSKFVKRYGKSKLERARELFEHAVEQTPADAVKPLYLQYAKLEEDYGLAKRAMRVYDQATKAVPANEKLSMYEIYIARAAEIFGVPRTREIYEQAIESGLPDKDVKVMCLKYAELEKSLGEIDRARALYKHSSQFADPRSDPDFWNKWHEFEVQHGNEDTFREMLRVKRSVSASYSQTHFILPEYLMQKDQMQTLEEAKDVLKKAGVADDEMAALERQLAPPENDTKSKEQSRVVGFVSAGVVESNGQKVTANNEDIELPEESDSEEDDYKVEIALKEAPDAVFGGLIRKRDEGDEAEDDSTAKNKDSDGPLGALERIKRRKQQAS is encoded by the exons ATGTCAATCCCGAGGGAGCTCTACCCCACCGAAGATGACCTCCCGTACGAGGAAGAGATCCTCAGAAATCCGTTCAGTTTGAAGCAGTGGTGGCGCTATCTAGTGGCACGAGCAGATGCGCCATTCACAAAACGAAGAGTGCTTTACGAACGAGCTCTACAAGCTCTCCCCGGAAGCTACAAAATATGGCACGCGTATCTCCGCGAACGTCTGGAGTTAGTTCGGAATCTTCCAATCAACCACTCCCTGTACCAAGCTCTAAACAACACTTTCGAGAGAGCACTTGTTACAATGCACAAAATGCCACGAATTTGGATCATGTACTTGGTGAGTTTAACTCAACAGAAGCTCGTTACTCGAACTAGACGCACTTTTGATAGAGCATTGTGTGCATTACCTGTTACTCAGCATGATAGGATTTGGGAACATTATTTAGTGTTTGTTAGTCAAAGGGGAATTCCTATTGAAACATCACTTAGGGTTTATAGGAGGTACTTGAAGTATGACCCTTCCCATATTGAGGATTTGCTTGAGTTTTTGTTGAATTCTGAGCTGTGGCAGGAGGCGGCAGAGAGGTTAGCTGGTGTATTAAATGATGATCGGTTTTATTCTATTAAAGGGAAGACTAAACATAGGCTTTGGTTGGAGCTGTGTGACTTGTTAACACAGCATGCTACTGAAATATCAGGTTTGAATGTGGATGCGATAATTAGAGGAGGGATTAAGAAGTTTACCGATGAGGTTGGGAGGCTTTGGACGTCGTTGGCGGATTATTACATTAGGAGGAAGTTGGTTGAGAAGGCGAGAGATATTTTCGAAGAAGGGATGACAACTGTGGTGACTGTTAGGGATTTTAGTGTTATCTTTGATGCGTACTCCCAGTTTGAGGAGAGTATGCTTGCCTTGAAAATGGAGGAGATGAGTGATAGTGAGGTGGAGGATGAAGGGAGTAACGGTGAGGTTGGGGCAGAGGAAGATGTAGATGAGGAGGATGATAGGTTGAATGTGGCAAAATTGGAGAAGAAGCTTAAAGAGTTTTGGCTAAATGATGATAAGGATATTGACTTGAGATTAGCGAGGCTAGAACATCTTATGGATAGGAGGCCAGAGCTTGCGAATAGTGTCCTTTTGAGGCAAAATCCGCATAATGTAGAACAGTGGCATAGAAGGGTAAAACTATTCGAAGGGAATCCGACAAAGCAAATATTAACGTTCACTGAGGCAGTTAGAACTATTGACCCAATGAAAGCTGTGGGGAAGCCACATACTTTGTGGGTTGCATTTGCAAAACTTTATGAAAACCACAAGGATATTGCAAATGCAAGAGTCATCTTTGATAAGGCAGTGCAGGTGAATTATAAAACTGTTGATCATCTGGCTAGTGTTTGGTGTGAATGGGCTGAGATGGAACTACGTCACAGGAATTTCAAGGGTGCTCTAGAACTGATGAGACGTGCCACTGCTGAACCAACTGTTGAGGTCAAACGGAGAG TTGCTGCTGATGGAAATGAACCAGTGCAAATTAAGCTACACAAATCTCTAAGGCTTTGGTTACTGTTTGTGGATTTGGAGGAGAGTCTAGGAAGCTTAGAGTCAACTCGTGTGGTCTATGAGCGAATTTTGGATCTGAGAATTGCTACACCACagattataataaattatgCAGTACTTCTGGAG GATCACAAGTACTTTGAGGATGCATTCAAGGTTTACGAGAGGGGTGTGAAGATCTTCAAGTACCCACATGTTAAGGATATATGGGTTACCTATCTTTCCAAATTTGTGAAGAGATATGGGAAGTCAAAGTTGGAACGAGCTAGAGAGTTATTTGAGCATGCTGTTGAACAG ACCCCTGCTGATGCTGTGAAGCCATTGTATCTTCAATATGCTAAATTAGAGGAAGACTATGGTCTTGCGAAGCGGGCTATGAGGGTTTATGATCAAGCTACAAAAGCTGTTCCAGCAAATGAGAAATTGAGCATGTACGAGATCTATATAGCTCGTGCAGCTGAGATATTTGGTGTTCCAAGAACACGGGAGATATATGAACAAGCAATTGAGTCTGGGCTTCCAGACAAGGACGTGAAAGTTATGTGCTTAAAGTATGCGGAACTTGAGAAGAGCCTAGGAGAGATTGATCGTGCTCGTGCACTATACAAGCACTCATCACAATTCGCAGACCCTAGATCTGATCCTGATTTCTGGAACAAGTGGCATGAGTTTGAGGTGCAGCATGGTAACGAGGATACCTTCCGTGAGATGCTCCGTGTAAAGAGGAGTGTATCTGCAAGCTACAGCCAG ACACATTTTATCCTGCCGGAGTATCTCATGCAAAAGGATCAGATGCAGACCCTTGAGGAAGCAAAGGACGTTTTGAAAAAAGCTGGTGTTGCTGATGATGAGATGGCAGCTCTTGAGAGGCAGTTAGCGCCCCCTGAAAATGATACAAAGAGCAAAGAACAGAGTCGGGTAGTTGGATTTGTTAGTGCAGGAGTAGTTGAGTCAAATGGACAGAAAGTCACTGCAAACAATGAGGATATTGAGCTACCTGAGGAAAGTGATTCTGAAGAGGATGATTATAAGGTTGAAATTGCACTGAAAGAAGCCCCTGATGCAGTGTTTGGAG
- the LOC125843550 gene encoding uncharacterized protein LOC125843550 isoform X1: MSIPRELYPTEDDLPYEEEILRNPFSLKQWWRYLVARADAPFTKRRVLYERALQALPGSYKIWHAYLRERLELVRNLPINHSLYQALNNTFERALVTMHKMPRIWIMYLVSLTQQKLVTRTRRTFDRALCALPVTQHDRIWEHYLVFVSQRGIPIETSLRVYRRYLKYDPSHIEDLLEFLLNSELWQEAAERLAGVLNDDRFYSIKGKTKHRLWLELCDLLTQHATEISGLNVDAIIRGGIKKFTDEVGRLWTSLADYYIRRKLVEKARDIFEEGMTTVVTVRDFSVIFDAYSQFEESMLALKMEEMSDSEVEDEGSNGEVGAEEDVDEEDDRLNVAKLEKKLKEFWLNDDKDIDLRLARLEHLMDRRPELANSVLLRQNPHNVEQWHRRVKLFEGNPTKQILTFTEAVRTIDPMKAVGKPHTLWVAFAKLYENHKDIANARVIFDKAVQVNYKTVDHLASVWCEWAEMELRHRNFKGALELMRRATAEPTVEVKRRVAADGNEPVQIKLHKSLRLWLLFVDLEESLGSLESTRVVYERILDLRIATPQIIINYAVLLEDHKYFEDAFKVYERGVKIFKYPHVKDIWVTYLSKFVKRYGKSKLERARELFEHAVEQTPADAVKPLYLQYAKLEEDYGLAKRAMRVYDQATKAVPANEKLSMYEIYIARAAEIFGVPRTREIYEQAIESGLPDKDVKVMCLKYAELEKSLGEIDRARALYKHSSQFADPRSDPDFWNKWHEFEVQHGNEDTFREMLRVKRSVSASYSQTHFILPEYLMQKDQMQTLEEAKDVLKKAGVADDEMAALERQLAPPENDTKSKEQSRVVGFVSAGVVESNGQKVTANNEDIELPEESDSEEDDYKVEIALKEAPDAVFGGLIRKRDNEGDEAEDDSTAKNKDSDGPLGALERIKRRKQQAS; this comes from the exons ATGTCAATCCCGAGGGAGCTCTACCCCACCGAAGATGACCTCCCGTACGAGGAAGAGATCCTCAGAAATCCGTTCAGTTTGAAGCAGTGGTGGCGCTATCTAGTGGCACGAGCAGATGCGCCATTCACAAAACGAAGAGTGCTTTACGAACGAGCTCTACAAGCTCTCCCCGGAAGCTACAAAATATGGCACGCGTATCTCCGCGAACGTCTGGAGTTAGTTCGGAATCTTCCAATCAACCACTCCCTGTACCAAGCTCTAAACAACACTTTCGAGAGAGCACTTGTTACAATGCACAAAATGCCACGAATTTGGATCATGTACTTGGTGAGTTTAACTCAACAGAAGCTCGTTACTCGAACTAGACGCACTTTTGATAGAGCATTGTGTGCATTACCTGTTACTCAGCATGATAGGATTTGGGAACATTATTTAGTGTTTGTTAGTCAAAGGGGAATTCCTATTGAAACATCACTTAGGGTTTATAGGAGGTACTTGAAGTATGACCCTTCCCATATTGAGGATTTGCTTGAGTTTTTGTTGAATTCTGAGCTGTGGCAGGAGGCGGCAGAGAGGTTAGCTGGTGTATTAAATGATGATCGGTTTTATTCTATTAAAGGGAAGACTAAACATAGGCTTTGGTTGGAGCTGTGTGACTTGTTAACACAGCATGCTACTGAAATATCAGGTTTGAATGTGGATGCGATAATTAGAGGAGGGATTAAGAAGTTTACCGATGAGGTTGGGAGGCTTTGGACGTCGTTGGCGGATTATTACATTAGGAGGAAGTTGGTTGAGAAGGCGAGAGATATTTTCGAAGAAGGGATGACAACTGTGGTGACTGTTAGGGATTTTAGTGTTATCTTTGATGCGTACTCCCAGTTTGAGGAGAGTATGCTTGCCTTGAAAATGGAGGAGATGAGTGATAGTGAGGTGGAGGATGAAGGGAGTAACGGTGAGGTTGGGGCAGAGGAAGATGTAGATGAGGAGGATGATAGGTTGAATGTGGCAAAATTGGAGAAGAAGCTTAAAGAGTTTTGGCTAAATGATGATAAGGATATTGACTTGAGATTAGCGAGGCTAGAACATCTTATGGATAGGAGGCCAGAGCTTGCGAATAGTGTCCTTTTGAGGCAAAATCCGCATAATGTAGAACAGTGGCATAGAAGGGTAAAACTATTCGAAGGGAATCCGACAAAGCAAATATTAACGTTCACTGAGGCAGTTAGAACTATTGACCCAATGAAAGCTGTGGGGAAGCCACATACTTTGTGGGTTGCATTTGCAAAACTTTATGAAAACCACAAGGATATTGCAAATGCAAGAGTCATCTTTGATAAGGCAGTGCAGGTGAATTATAAAACTGTTGATCATCTGGCTAGTGTTTGGTGTGAATGGGCTGAGATGGAACTACGTCACAGGAATTTCAAGGGTGCTCTAGAACTGATGAGACGTGCCACTGCTGAACCAACTGTTGAGGTCAAACGGAGAG TTGCTGCTGATGGAAATGAACCAGTGCAAATTAAGCTACACAAATCTCTAAGGCTTTGGTTACTGTTTGTGGATTTGGAGGAGAGTCTAGGAAGCTTAGAGTCAACTCGTGTGGTCTATGAGCGAATTTTGGATCTGAGAATTGCTACACCACagattataataaattatgCAGTACTTCTGGAG GATCACAAGTACTTTGAGGATGCATTCAAGGTTTACGAGAGGGGTGTGAAGATCTTCAAGTACCCACATGTTAAGGATATATGGGTTACCTATCTTTCCAAATTTGTGAAGAGATATGGGAAGTCAAAGTTGGAACGAGCTAGAGAGTTATTTGAGCATGCTGTTGAACAG ACCCCTGCTGATGCTGTGAAGCCATTGTATCTTCAATATGCTAAATTAGAGGAAGACTATGGTCTTGCGAAGCGGGCTATGAGGGTTTATGATCAAGCTACAAAAGCTGTTCCAGCAAATGAGAAATTGAGCATGTACGAGATCTATATAGCTCGTGCAGCTGAGATATTTGGTGTTCCAAGAACACGGGAGATATATGAACAAGCAATTGAGTCTGGGCTTCCAGACAAGGACGTGAAAGTTATGTGCTTAAAGTATGCGGAACTTGAGAAGAGCCTAGGAGAGATTGATCGTGCTCGTGCACTATACAAGCACTCATCACAATTCGCAGACCCTAGATCTGATCCTGATTTCTGGAACAAGTGGCATGAGTTTGAGGTGCAGCATGGTAACGAGGATACCTTCCGTGAGATGCTCCGTGTAAAGAGGAGTGTATCTGCAAGCTACAGCCAG ACACATTTTATCCTGCCGGAGTATCTCATGCAAAAGGATCAGATGCAGACCCTTGAGGAAGCAAAGGACGTTTTGAAAAAAGCTGGTGTTGCTGATGATGAGATGGCAGCTCTTGAGAGGCAGTTAGCGCCCCCTGAAAATGATACAAAGAGCAAAGAACAGAGTCGGGTAGTTGGATTTGTTAGTGCAGGAGTAGTTGAGTCAAATGGACAGAAAGTCACTGCAAACAATGAGGATATTGAGCTACCTGAGGAAAGTGATTCTGAAGAGGATGATTATAAGGTTGAAATTGCACTGAAAGAAGCCCCTGATGCAGTGTTTGGAGGTCTAATCCGTAAGAGGGACAACGAAGGTGATGAAGCAGAAGACGACTCTACTGCCAAGAATAAAGATAGTGATGGCCCTCTTGGTGCGCTAGAAAGAATAAAACGAAGGAAACAACAAGCATCTTAG
- the LOC125843550 gene encoding uncharacterized protein LOC125843550 isoform X2, translating into MSIPRELYPTEDDLPYEEEILRNPFSLKQWWRYLVARADAPFTKRRVLYERALQALPGSYKIWHAYLRERLELVRNLPINHSLYQALNNTFERALVTMHKMPRIWIMYLVSLTQQKLVTRTRRTFDRALCALPVTQHDRIWEHYLVFVSQRGIPIETSLRVYRRYLKYDPSHIEDLLEFLLNSELWQEAAERLAGVLNDDRFYSIKGKTKHRLWLELCDLLTQHATEISGLNVDAIIRGGIKKFTDEVGRLWTSLADYYIRRKLVEKARDIFEEGMTTVVTVRDFSVIFDAYSQFEESMLALKMEEMSDSEVEDEGSNGEVGAEEDVDEEDDRLNVAKLEKKLKEFWLNDDKDIDLRLARLEHLMDRRPELANSVLLRQNPHNVEQWHRRVKLFEGNPTKQILTFTEAVRTIDPMKAVGKPHTLWVAFAKLYENHKDIANARVIFDKAVQVNYKTVDHLASVWCEWAEMELRHRNFKGALELMRRATAEPTVEVKRRVAADGNEPVQIKLHKSLRLWLLFVDLEESLGSLESTRVVYERILDLRIATPQIIINYAVLLEDHKYFEDAFKVYERGVKIFKYPHVKDIWVTYLSKFVKRYGKSKLERARELFEHAVEQTPADAVKPLYLQYAKLEEDYGLAKRAMRVYDQATKAVPANEKLSMYEIYIARAAEIFGVPRTREIYEQAIESGLPDKDVKVMCLKYAELEKSLGEIDRARALYKHSSQFADPRSDPDFWNKWHEFEVQHGNEDTFREMLRVKRSVSASYSQTHFILPEYLMQKDQMQTLEEAKDVLKKAGVADDEMAALERQLAPPENDTKSKEQSRVVGFVSAGVVESNGQKVTANNEDIELPEESDSEEDDYKVEIALKEVPDAVFGGLIRKRDEGDEAEDDSTAKNKDSDGPLGALERIKRRKQQAS; encoded by the exons ATGTCAATCCCGAGGGAGCTCTACCCCACCGAAGATGACCTCCCGTACGAGGAAGAGATCCTCAGAAATCCGTTCAGTTTGAAGCAGTGGTGGCGCTATCTAGTGGCACGAGCAGATGCGCCATTCACAAAACGAAGAGTGCTTTACGAACGAGCTCTACAAGCTCTCCCCGGAAGCTACAAAATATGGCACGCGTATCTCCGCGAACGTCTGGAGTTAGTTCGGAATCTTCCAATCAACCACTCCCTGTACCAAGCTCTAAACAACACTTTCGAGAGAGCACTTGTTACAATGCACAAAATGCCACGAATTTGGATCATGTACTTGGTGAGTTTAACTCAACAGAAGCTCGTTACTCGAACTAGACGCACTTTTGATAGAGCATTGTGTGCATTACCTGTTACTCAGCATGATAGGATTTGGGAACATTATTTAGTGTTTGTTAGTCAAAGGGGAATTCCTATTGAAACATCACTTAGGGTTTATAGGAGGTACTTGAAGTATGACCCTTCCCATATTGAGGATTTGCTTGAGTTTTTGTTGAATTCTGAGCTGTGGCAGGAGGCGGCAGAGAGGTTAGCTGGTGTATTAAATGATGATCGGTTTTATTCTATTAAAGGGAAGACTAAACATAGGCTTTGGTTGGAGCTGTGTGACTTGTTAACACAGCATGCTACTGAAATATCAGGTTTGAATGTGGATGCGATAATTAGAGGAGGGATTAAGAAGTTTACCGATGAGGTTGGGAGGCTTTGGACGTCGTTGGCGGATTATTACATTAGGAGGAAGTTGGTTGAGAAGGCGAGAGATATTTTCGAAGAAGGGATGACAACTGTGGTGACTGTTAGGGATTTTAGTGTTATCTTTGATGCGTACTCCCAGTTTGAGGAGAGTATGCTTGCCTTGAAAATGGAGGAGATGAGTGATAGTGAGGTGGAGGATGAAGGGAGTAACGGTGAGGTTGGGGCAGAGGAAGATGTAGATGAGGAGGATGATAGGTTGAATGTGGCAAAATTGGAGAAGAAGCTTAAAGAGTTTTGGCTAAATGATGATAAGGATATTGACTTGAGATTAGCGAGGCTAGAACATCTTATGGATAGGAGGCCAGAGCTTGCGAATAGTGTCCTTTTGAGGCAAAATCCGCATAATGTAGAACAGTGGCATAGAAGGGTAAAACTATTCGAAGGGAATCCGACAAAGCAAATATTAACGTTCACTGAGGCAGTTAGAACTATTGACCCAATGAAAGCTGTGGGGAAGCCACATACTTTGTGGGTTGCATTTGCAAAACTTTATGAAAACCACAAGGATATTGCAAATGCAAGAGTCATCTTTGATAAGGCAGTGCAGGTGAATTATAAAACTGTTGATCATCTGGCTAGTGTTTGGTGTGAATGGGCTGAGATGGAACTACGTCACAGGAATTTCAAGGGTGCTCTAGAACTGATGAGACGTGCCACTGCTGAACCAACTGTTGAGGTCAAACGGAGAG TTGCTGCTGATGGAAATGAACCAGTGCAAATTAAGCTACACAAATCTCTAAGGCTTTGGTTACTGTTTGTGGATTTGGAGGAGAGTCTAGGAAGCTTAGAGTCAACTCGTGTGGTCTATGAGCGAATTTTGGATCTGAGAATTGCTACACCACagattataataaattatgCAGTACTTCTGGAG GATCACAAGTACTTTGAGGATGCATTCAAGGTTTACGAGAGGGGTGTGAAGATCTTCAAGTACCCACATGTTAAGGATATATGGGTTACCTATCTTTCCAAATTTGTGAAGAGATATGGGAAGTCAAAGTTGGAACGAGCTAGAGAGTTATTTGAGCATGCTGTTGAACAG ACCCCTGCTGATGCTGTGAAGCCATTGTATCTTCAATATGCTAAATTAGAGGAAGACTATGGTCTTGCGAAGCGGGCTATGAGGGTTTATGATCAAGCTACAAAAGCTGTTCCAGCAAATGAGAAATTGAGCATGTACGAGATCTATATAGCTCGTGCAGCTGAGATATTTGGTGTTCCAAGAACACGGGAGATATATGAACAAGCAATTGAGTCTGGGCTTCCAGACAAGGACGTGAAAGTTATGTGCTTAAAGTATGCGGAACTTGAGAAGAGCCTAGGAGAGATTGATCGTGCTCGTGCACTATACAAGCACTCATCACAATTCGCAGACCCTAGATCTGATCCTGATTTCTGGAACAAGTGGCATGAGTTTGAGGTGCAGCATGGTAACGAGGATACCTTCCGTGAGATGCTCCGTGTAAAGAGGAGTGTATCTGCAAGCTACAGCCAG ACACATTTTATCCTGCCGGAGTATCTCATGCAAAAGGATCAGATGCAGACCCTTGAGGAAGCAAAGGACGTTTTGAAAAAAGCTGGTGTTGCTGATGATGAGATGGCAGCTCTTGAGAGGCAGTTAGCGCCCCCTGAAAATGATACAAAGAGCAAAGAACAGAGTCGGGTAGTTGGATTTGTTAGTGCAGGAGTAGTTGAGTCAAATGGACAGAAAGTCACTGCAAACAATGAGGATATTGAGCTACCTGAGGAAAGTGATTCTGAAGAGGATGATTATAAG